The genome window AATTCAATCATTGAAACACGTTGGACATATAAAGGGTGATCAATACATTGAATGAGATATGATTCTCGTCCTGTTTAACAAAGAAGACTGATCAATACATTAAACTAGACTAATGTTGAATCTGTGATATGTATAAAAAAGTTGCACTGATGAGTCTTGGTTCCTTTTACACTCTACAGACTCAAAGTCAAAGTTCAATATTTGGCAATATCTATTGTTATACAGATAACACTTCAGCATTGCACACTCATTTTCATAAAGCATGATTACTACAGAAAATTGCACATTACATTCAAAACCAGATTTAGTGTTTCAGCTGGGGGAAGCAGTAGCAAGTAAAAACCAGATTGATACCCAGCTAAATGAACTTCCAAGACAATCATAAATACCAAAACCTCCTAATATTGGAATGAAAACAAATCCAGCATAAACAAAGCATATAAATCCCATCGTAATAATCGAAGACACTGCCCCAATCTCCAGCATCCAGATTTtacacaaacaaaatattgaCTACAAAAATTAATCCAAAAATTCTATCTACAAATGATTCTTGGAACAAACCCATAAAAGAGATCAAAACCCAGAAGCTCTAAacgaagaaaacaaagagagaccGAACTAATCTAGGATTGAGGAGAAGATGAGGGGATTATCGATGTGTGAAGCTTCGTCGCAAAACTCGATTGAAGACACTGCGCCGTTGCTGGTCTGCCGCAGCTTGATATCAGAgatgaaaattgaagaaatgaagggTTTACAAGAGCAGAGAAAAGTCTCGTGTGAATTGAGTATTGTggcatattgtgtaattttatGACTTCATTAGGGTAGTTACATTAGCAAGGGAAGAAATTGTCTTGAAATGGTAGAAAATATCACAATTCCAAAAAGAATCATTTATTGTGTTTAAATTGCTTTGAAATTTGTACCACAAAATTGCTGTTTGTTTGTGTAATGCAATATATGGTTCAAATGCAATATATTGTGCACCAGAATTGTGCACCAAACGCAGCCATTATGTTAGTAAGTTTGAACGTTTAAACAAAGACGAAATAGACAAATGACCTATCTTTCGAGGATGGCATGTTATATTAACCTAAGGTGAGTTTAGCATGTAGTGAGCACTCCAATTTAAAATAACCGACTTTTTTAGgctcttttttagtttttttgtcgGGTAGCATTAAAAGGACGAAGAAGACGACGAAAGCTGAGTGCGCATTACGCTCCATCCGCCCAGAACAAATATGATGATGAACGTGACCAGTGAGCCTGAGAAACACTGAGAGCCCACCGCGCTCTTTAAACTCTGCCACCAGATCTCGACCATTATTCCCTCTTCAATCCCTATCTTTCACTCTACTTGCTCATTTCTCTACTTCTGAAGCAGTGAAAACCCTAGATCTTGCCTTTGTTTGGTATTTTTATTCGTTGTTTCTCGAGCCACCAGAGCTCAACTCCACTCCTGTAGGTTCACATTTCAAGGCCCCATGGGGCCTCATTCTCTGGCTCTACTTGTTTTCATGGTGGCATCTATTTATTTAGAGAGCGCAGTGGCGATGACATTGTCGACGAGGCTGATTCACCGGTACTCGGAGGAGGTGATGGGTTTTAGGGTTTCCAGTGGCCGGAATGTGAGTGGAAGCGGTACGTGGCCGGAGAAGAGGAGCTTGGAGTACTATCGGATGCTGGCGAATAGTGACTTCCAGAGGCAGAAAATGAAGCTTGCGCCTCAGTACCGGCTGCTCTTCCCGTCCGAAGGGAGCAAAACGATGGCCTTCGGAAACGACTTTGGATGGTATTttcgtatatatatttttttgctttcaGTCACTCGTTGTCATTGCTTGTTGACTGTTGAACTTGATTGACCATGAACGCGTTGATTTTCTGACTTAATTTCAATATATTTCCATATGTGGAAGAAGGTCAAACTTGTGTTGGTTAAGCTTTGCTGAATTTTGCACTTTCTTTGGTTTTCCATTGCTGGTAAAAGATCACTGGAGGTTTCTGGCAAATAACCCTACTCTAATGTCAACTCAATGAAAAATTTAGTTAGTTGAAAGGATTAATTTCAATAGTGGCAGCGAAACCGTTGTTTATCTAATTATTCAAGGAATAAACCTACTTTTGTCATCATTACACAAGGACGTGAACTACTTGGAGAGCTTAGATTCTAATAGTGGGCTAAACGTAGGTATTTATATTATTCTAAGGaattttttgtggaattttattCTCTTAATGCATGCATTTGATATTTAACTATCCGAAATTTTTAGGTTGCATTACATGTGGATTGATATAGGAACACCAAaggtttcttttcttgttgctcTGGACGCGGGAACTGATCTTCTTTGGATTCCGTGTGATTGCGTACAATGTGCTCCCCTATCTGCTAGTTACTATAGCAGTCTGGTGCGccaatcttcttctccttcaacaTTATGATCGCTTACTTTTCAATCCAGAGTGACTTCTTTTGCTTTTCTATTTCTTCTTGAAGTTATAGGTTCTAGGTTGTCGTTTTATTATAATTATCGTTAGAATGTATCTAATACTAGATATAAGTTATAACAatcacattaatgctttgattCGGAAAATTCTACTGAATGACAACCAGATTAGCCATATTATGTTATTATTGCACATTCCATTTTATTGTGTCCTTAAATATTTGTCGTTGAAAACATGATTTTAGTTGATATCAATTATGTTATGTAACGATGTCGTTATGTTAAAAATGATGATTGACACAATCTCTATTGGAGAGTAAATAGCTATGGCACTGTCCTATAGTAGTGACGTACAGGTGCTCATGTTGGCCATGATATTGTAGTTACATCAATTGCTGCTAACAACATATCGtcatttcctctctttttttggataaatgaTAAATAGTATCATTGGAAGTTGCTGCCACCATAAGAAAGAATCTCCACCATTGGTTGCTTAAGCTTCCGACTTCTCTGTTTTCTAGATAAAGAATGTTATTGCGCATGCACATATGGACAAAAGAGTGGGTTTATGTGATAGGGCTCGAAACATTTCATGCAATACAATATCACGTGACAATTTTAAGGAAGAAGTGAAGCCCTGCTCTTCCTTTGGTGTCTTATTCTAAAATACTCCATGAACATTTTTTGGTACGTAATTACCATGATAGCCTACAGGTCCTAAACTAATATTGAATACATAAAAAAGAATGTCTTGCTAATGTCACATATCCAAATGGTTCTTTATTTTCATGTCATAAATATGAGCTTTTCGTGGAGCTGCCCTTCAATTAAATATAGTGTAAGAATGTCTTTGGGTAACCAGACTTTCTATTATAGATATGGTGATCTGTCTGGAACTACTCTTATTGCTGGCCTCTTAAATGGTGATTCAGCCCTCTGTCAGATGCAGTTTCAATTTTTCATTAGATCTGTTTTCTTACCAACTTAAGAAAAAACGAAAGAGCCGAATTTAAATGGAGTAGTGAAGCCTGTGCTAGAATATGGTAACCAGTTTAGCACTTAATTTCAAAGATTGATTGGCAGGTGCTCCCTCGTATTTGGGGCATCTTTTATGCAGGATAGAGATCTCAATGAGTATAGTCCTTCTGCTTCAAGTACCAGCAAGCATGTATCTTGCAGCCATCAATTATGTGACTCGAACTCAAAATGCAAAAGCCCTAAGCAGCAATGTCCTTACACTATCAACTATTATACAGAAAATACTTCGAGTTCTGGGTTGCTGGTTGAAGACACATTGCATCTTGCATCAGGCGTGGATGATACTTTGAACGCTTCTGTACAGGCTTCTGTGATTATAGGGTGGCTAATTCTGTGCTGTCCTGCTCATCATTTTCTCATTTAATGTGTTTACTAATTTACCAAGATATGCTTGACTTCTTCTAATGGCTTTTTGGTTTCCACTTTTGTGAATTCAGATGCGGTATGAAGCAAAGTGGTGGTTACTTGGATGGCGTAGCCCCTGATGGTCTGATGGGCTTAGGACTTGGAGAATTAGCAATTCCAAGTTTCCTTGCTAGCGCAGGATTGATCAAGAACTCTTTCTCGATGTGCT of Tripterygium wilfordii isolate XIE 37 chromosome 13, ASM1340144v1, whole genome shotgun sequence contains these proteins:
- the LOC120013880 gene encoding aspartic proteinase-like protein 1 isoform X1, producing the protein MGPHSLALLVFMVASIYLESAVAMTLSTRLIHRYSEEVMGFRVSSGRNVSGSGTWPEKRSLEYYRMLANSDFQRQKMKLAPQYRLLFPSEGSKTMAFGNDFGWLHYMWIDIGTPKVSFLVALDAGTDLLWIPCDCVQCAPLSASYYSSLDRDLNEYSPSASSTSKHVSCSHQLCDSNSKCKSPKQQCPYTINYYTENTSSSGLLVEDTLHLASGVDDTLNASVQASVIIGWLILCGMKQSGGYLDGVAPDGLMGLGLGELAIPSFLASAGLIKNSFSMCFDEDGSGRIFFGDKGQATQQSTSFLPLDGKYITYIVGVEASCVGNSCPKQTSFRALVDSGTSFTFLPDKVYEAIAEEFDKGVNASISTFEGYPWKYCYKTSSPEVPKVPALKFMFPLNNSFVIRDPIFPIYGMQGVTGFCLAVQPADGDIGTIGQNFMTGYRVVFDRGNLTLGWSRSKCQDLSKGMSLPPPPEVTPLNPLPTNEQQRAPNGHAVSPAVAGRAPSKPSSASTQSISSQFLILKSLFLLFPLHRLVSAF
- the LOC120013880 gene encoding aspartic proteinase-like protein 1 isoform X2 → MGPHSLALLVFMVASIYLESAVAMTLSTRLIHRYSEEVMGFRVSSGRNVSGSGTWPEKRSLEYYRMLANSDFQRQKMKLAPQYRLLFPSEGSKTMAFGNDFGWLHYMWIDIGTPKVSFLVALDAGTDLLWIPCDCVQCAPLSASYYSSLDRDLNEYSPSASSTSKHVSCSHQLCDSNSKCKSPKQQCPYTINYYTENTSSSGLLVEDTLHLASGVDDTLNASVQASVIIGCGMKQSGGYLDGVAPDGLMGLGLGELAIPSFLASAGLIKNSFSMCFDEDGSGRIFFGDKGQATQQSTSFLPLDGKYITYIVGVEASCVGNSCPKQTSFRALVDSGTSFTFLPDKVYEAIAEEFDKGVNASISTFEGYPWKYCYKTSSPEVPKVPALKFMFPLNNSFVIRDPIFPIYGMQGVTGFCLAVQPADGDIGTIGQNFMTGYRVVFDRGNLTLGWSRSKCQDLSKGMSLPPPPEVTPLNPLPTNEQQRAPNGHAVSPAVAGRAPSKPSSASTQSISSQFLILKSLFLLFPLHRLVSAF